From the Solanum pennellii chromosome 4, SPENNV200 genome, one window contains:
- the LOC107018188 gene encoding sporulation protein RMD1 yields MKSVTAIPSLNKAFQTLFTHSTTNPSLLHTLSRNLQNSHRPITLTFSLILRRQSYSLNQGFISSSKNPSYAVAKCLSSISSSPHTVDWDTVSCSEIAEAEELCLEREEDDDDASATAVKPYIPVRAFFFSTSVDLRSLVEQNKQNFIPPSSRMTNYVVLRFGDTKKAASALGANLSGSDCCYMVVFQYGSIVLFNVSDHEVDGYLKIVERHASGLLPEMRKDEYEVREKPTLSTWMQGGLDYIMLQYMNIDGIRTIGSVLGQSIALDYYVRQVDGMVAEFTDINRGMEKTGTFTMERKKLFQLVGKANSNLADVILKLGLFERSDIAWKDAKYAQIWEYLRDEFELTQRFASLDFKLKFVEHNIRFLQEILQNRKSDFLEWLIIILIGAEILISVYDIAHKSSITL; encoded by the exons AACCCTTCTCTTCTCCACACTCTCTCTCGAAACCTACAAAATTCTCATCGTCCGATTACTCTAACTTTTTCCCTCATTCTCCGACGACAATCGTATTCTTTGAACCAAGGTTTCATTTCCTCTAGTAAGAATCCTAGTTACGCTGTGGCTAAATGTCTCTCTTCAATATCGTCTTCACCGCACACGGTCGATTGGGACACCGTTTCGTGCTCGGAGATCGCAGAAGCTGAGGAATTGTGTTTGGAGAgggaagaagatgatgatgatgctaGTGCTACAGCTGTTAAGCCGTATATTCCTGTTAGGGCATTCTTTTTCTCTACTAG TGTGGATTTGAGGAGCTTAGTGGAACAGAACAAGCAGAATTTTATTCCACCTTCCTCTCGAATGAcaaattatgttgttttaagATTTGGGGATACTAAGAAGGCTGCCAGT GCATTAGGTGCCAACTTAAGTGGCAGTGACTGCTGTTACATGGTAGTTTTTCAATATGGCTCGATTGTCTTGTTTAATGTTTCCGATCACGAGGTTGATGGATACCTGAAGATTGTCGAGAGACATGCTTCAGGGTTATTGCCGGAGATGAGAAAGGATG AATATGAGGTAAGAGAGAAGCCAACTTTGAGCACATGGATGCAAGGTGGATTGGACTACATAATGTTGCAATATATGAATATAGATGGTATCCGAACCATTGGAAGTGTTCTTGGTCAAAGTATTGCTCTTGATTATTATGTTCGCCAA GTTGATGGAATGGTTGCAGAGTTTACGGACATCAATCGTGGAATGGAAAAGACTGGAACTTTCACAATGGAGAGAAAAAAGCTTTTCCAACTGGTTGGCAAGGCAAATTCTAATCTTGCTGATGTGATTCTTAAGCTTGGACTTTTTGAGAG ATCGGATATTGCATGGAAGGATGCGAAATATGCTCAAATTTGGGAATATCTCAGAGATGAATTTGAGTTGACTCAAAGATTTGCAAGCCTAGACTTTAAGCTGAAATTTGTTGAG CACAATATACGATTCCTTCAAGAAATTCTTCAAAATAGGAAGTCAGATTTCCTCGAATGGCTTATTATTATACTGATTGGTGCAGAGATCCTCATCTCGGTTTATGACATTGCCCATAAGTCATCAATCACTCTGTAG